One Brachyspira pilosicoli P43/6/78 genomic window carries:
- the fusA gene encoding elongation factor G: MGKIYNPESIRNVALLGHVGSGKTSLNEALLFRAKCIDKKGEVARGTTVSDYTDEEIKQKMSIRTSISFIEWKDHKINLLDIPGSGDFSGDINPALRVAESCIVVIDAEFGIQIETEKHWQMANNFKRPRIVFINKIDKDMVDHKTLLEKIENNFKEPPVVPIQIPMGNGKDFKGIIDVIYHKAYFRDEEGKIVEAEIPEEYYDEYRATRDRLKELVCEVDDTLTEKFLDGGKFTDEEYIEALTKSILQYKVVPILFGTSIRDIGMGAVLDTIIRYMPSPSYVPVTDGTDLLTNEPATRSILGDNNPFAAFVFKTTIDQYAGRISFFKVRSGSIKSGDEIYNSRTGKKEKVSHIYIARGKKQIEADTITAGDIGVLAKLSDCRTGDTISVPSSPFQFLALKVPQPIYFTAIKILKNDVKALEVLDTISQEDLTFHVEFDSETKETIIKAMGDLQVKLALDRVIALTKAEIEQSVPRVAYRETIRKQAQAQYRHKKQSGGSGQFGEVHLEVSPLPRDGGYEFVNDIFGGAIPKQYIPGVEKGIQDALAQGPLGRYPMVDVKVRVYDGKYHDVDSNELSFRIAASMAAKEAFKNASPVLLEPVMKVTVYVPEEFTGSIMNELTGKRGKILGMEAASNTVQMIKAEVPLSEMLTYSIEMKASTSGRGTFEMEHSHYQELTGPLADKVIEERKALLGNAE, from the coding sequence ATGGGAAAAATTTACAACCCAGAAAGTATTCGTAATGTAGCCCTATTAGGGCATGTTGGAAGTGGTAAAACTTCTTTAAATGAAGCACTTCTTTTTAGGGCCAAGTGTATTGACAAAAAAGGAGAAGTGGCAAGAGGTACTACAGTAAGCGATTATACAGACGAAGAAATTAAGCAGAAAATGTCGATTCGTACTTCTATAAGCTTTATAGAGTGGAAAGACCATAAGATTAATTTGCTGGATATTCCTGGTTCGGGTGATTTTAGCGGCGATATTAACCCAGCTTTAAGAGTTGCAGAATCATGCATTGTTGTAATAGATGCTGAGTTCGGCATACAAATAGAAACAGAAAAGCATTGGCAGATGGCTAATAATTTCAAAAGACCAAGAATTGTATTTATTAATAAAATTGATAAAGATATGGTTGATCATAAGACTTTATTAGAAAAGATAGAAAATAACTTCAAAGAGCCTCCTGTCGTGCCTATACAAATACCTATGGGTAATGGTAAAGATTTCAAAGGTATTATAGATGTTATTTATCATAAGGCTTATTTTAGAGATGAAGAGGGTAAAATAGTAGAGGCAGAAATACCAGAAGAATATTATGATGAATATAGAGCTACAAGAGACAGATTAAAAGAGCTTGTATGTGAAGTAGATGATACTCTAACAGAAAAGTTCTTAGATGGCGGTAAGTTTACCGATGAAGAATATATAGAAGCTTTAACAAAATCTATTCTTCAATACAAGGTAGTACCTATTCTTTTTGGTACATCTATTAGAGATATAGGAATGGGTGCTGTACTTGATACTATAATAAGATATATGCCTTCGCCTTCTTATGTACCTGTTACAGACGGTACTGACCTTTTAACTAATGAGCCAGCTACAAGGTCTATATTAGGCGATAATAATCCATTTGCAGCTTTTGTATTTAAAACTACAATAGACCAATATGCAGGACGTATTTCTTTCTTTAAAGTTCGTTCTGGAAGTATAAAAAGCGGAGATGAAATATATAATTCTAGAACAGGCAAAAAAGAAAAAGTTTCACACATATATATAGCAAGAGGAAAAAAACAAATAGAGGCAGATACAATCACAGCAGGTGATATTGGAGTATTAGCAAAACTTTCTGATTGTAGAACAGGTGATACTATAAGCGTGCCTTCTTCACCTTTCCAATTCTTAGCTCTTAAAGTTCCTCAGCCAATATATTTTACAGCAATTAAAATACTTAAAAATGATGTAAAAGCATTGGAGGTATTAGATACTATTAGCCAAGAAGATTTGACTTTCCACGTAGAGTTTGATAGCGAAACAAAAGAAACTATCATAAAAGCTATGGGAGATTTGCAAGTAAAATTGGCATTAGATAGAGTTATTGCTCTTACAAAAGCAGAAATAGAGCAAAGTGTTCCAAGAGTTGCATATAGAGAGACAATAAGAAAACAAGCACAAGCACAATACAGACATAAAAAACAATCAGGCGGAAGCGGACAATTTGGAGAGGTTCATTTAGAGGTTTCACCACTTCCACGTGATGGCGGTTATGAATTTGTAAACGATATATTTGGAGGTGCTATACCTAAACAATATATACCTGGTGTAGAAAAGGGTATACAAGATGCTTTAGCACAAGGACCTTTAGGAAGATATCCTATGGTAGATGTTAAAGTGAGAGTTTATGATGGTAAGTACCATGATGTGGATTCTAATGAATTATCATTTAGAATAGCTGCATCTATGGCTGCTAAGGAGGCTTTTAAAAATGCTTCACCTGTGTTGCTTGAACCTGTTATGAAGGTTACAGTTTATGTGCCTGAAGAGTTTACTGGTTCTATAATGAATGAGCTTACAGGTAAAAGAGGCAAAATTTTAGGAATGGAGGCTGCATCAAACACTGTACAAATGATTAAGGCAGAAGTTCCGCTTTCAGAGATGCTTACTTATTCTATAGAAATGAAGGCTTCTACTTCTGGAAGGGGTACTTTTGAGATGGAACATTCACATTATCAAGAGCTTACTGGTCCTTTGGCTGATAAGGTTATTGAAGAGCGTAAGGCTTTGCTTGGAAATGCTGAATAG
- a CDS encoding PTS sugar transporter subunit IIA, whose amino-acid sequence MLKIIDKIKKEHVFEGLESKDKDSLFKALSEKIASVSSLSTDSIFDALKKREDEYTTNIGNGVAVPHGRIQGYGKTDIFVGFLKNEINYDSDSDEKSPVKLVFAILSDLENPQDYLLNLSQIFFLVNQKEILDKIIATKNFEELETVLESFKKLDEKFEAEKQIKFLIELERAEIQIKAYELYSSTHSQQKSDLVLEEYKKYKDTILSKIDVAVLENYKRIKENKGEALAKIENYKCSACNVAIPKMTVNEVRRQNQIIMCFHCGRILFTTD is encoded by the coding sequence ATGCTCAAGATTATTGACAAAATAAAAAAAGAACATGTATTTGAAGGCTTAGAATCAAAAGATAAGGATTCTCTTTTCAAAGCTTTAAGTGAAAAAATAGCTTCTGTTTCTTCACTTTCTACTGATTCTATATTTGATGCTTTGAAAAAGAGAGAAGATGAGTACACAACTAATATTGGTAATGGCGTTGCAGTTCCGCATGGTAGAATTCAGGGTTATGGTAAAACTGACATATTTGTAGGTTTCCTAAAAAATGAGATAAACTATGACTCAGATTCTGATGAAAAGAGTCCTGTTAAACTCGTATTTGCTATACTTTCTGATCTTGAAAACCCTCAAGATTATCTTTTAAATCTTTCTCAAATATTCTTTTTAGTTAACCAAAAAGAAATATTAGATAAAATAATAGCTACTAAGAATTTTGAAGAGTTAGAAACTGTATTAGAATCTTTCAAAAAATTAGATGAAAAATTTGAAGCAGAAAAACAAATTAAATTCCTTATAGAACTTGAAAGAGCTGAAATACAAATTAAAGCTTATGAACTTTATAGTTCTACTCACTCTCAGCAAAAATCAGATTTAGTTTTAGAAGAGTACAAAAAATATAAAGATACTATTCTTAGCAAAATTGATGTTGCTGTATTAGAAAACTATAAGAGAATTAAAGAAAATAAAGGTGAAGCTCTTGCAAAAATTGAAAATTATAAATGCAGTGCTTGTAATGTAGCTATACCTAAAATGACTGTTAATGAAGTTAGAAGACAGAATCAGATTATTATGTGCTTCCACTGCGGAAGAATATTATTCACTACTGACTAA
- a CDS encoding deoxyguanosinetriphosphate triphosphohydrolase, with the protein MRTIRLDIETREKSFLSPAASFSSNSKGCQQPREEDDIRTLYMQDRDRIIHSEYFRRLKDKAQVIMLSVGDFRTRLTHTLEVMQIARSIARALRLNEDLTEAIALGHDLGHSPFGHAGERAISKYFKGFHHSVQSLRVVEHLEKGKGLNLTFEVRDGILKHTKGKTGKLLTDSSGPSTNEGMIVRIADTIAYANHDVDDAIRYGLLNYHDIPKDIINVLGKSYGERADTMIMGVINASMEKMEIDIDKEVLKAINDLRAFMFKKVYESKEILEDVDRVNRIISTIFEYLLKHLEIIEEDKLFKKADIPYNSDEELVKDYVAHLTDSEAIKLHKSITYGKLNSI; encoded by the coding sequence TTGAGAACAATAAGATTAGATATAGAAACAAGAGAAAAAAGTTTTTTGTCGCCTGCAGCATCATTTTCTTCAAACAGTAAAGGCTGCCAACAACCAAGAGAAGAAGATGATATAAGAACTCTTTATATGCAAGACAGAGACAGAATCATACATAGCGAATATTTTAGAAGATTAAAAGACAAAGCACAAGTAATAATGCTTTCTGTTGGTGATTTTAGAACAAGACTCACACATACATTAGAAGTTATGCAAATAGCAAGAAGCATAGCAAGAGCATTGAGGCTTAATGAAGATTTAACAGAAGCAATAGCATTAGGACATGATTTGGGACATTCACCATTTGGACATGCCGGAGAGAGAGCTATATCAAAATATTTCAAAGGCTTTCATCATTCTGTGCAATCTTTAAGAGTAGTAGAACATTTAGAAAAAGGCAAAGGATTAAACCTTACATTTGAAGTAAGAGATGGTATATTAAAACACACTAAAGGAAAAACAGGAAAATTACTTACAGACTCATCAGGACCTTCCACTAATGAGGGTATGATTGTGAGAATTGCTGATACTATAGCCTATGCTAATCATGATGTTGATGATGCTATAAGATATGGACTTTTAAATTATCATGATATACCAAAAGATATAATAAATGTTCTTGGTAAGAGTTACGGAGAGAGGGCTGATACTATGATAATGGGTGTAATTAATGCTAGTATGGAGAAAATGGAAATAGATATAGATAAAGAAGTATTAAAGGCTATTAATGATTTAAGGGCTTTTATGTTTAAAAAGGTTTATGAAAGTAAAGAAATATTGGAAGATGTTGATAGGGTAAACAGAATAATATCTACTATATTTGAATATTTATTAAAACATTTAGAAATTATAGAAGAAGATAAATTATTTAAAAAAGCAGATATTCCTTATAACAGCGATGAAGAGTTGGTAAAAGATTATGTAGCACATCTTACAGACTCTGAAGCTATTAAACTTCATAAGTCTATTACCTACGGCAAACTTAATTCTATTTAA
- a CDS encoding 3-deoxy-D-manno-octulosonic acid transferase, giving the protein MQLFLLYIYFLFGYIAYPFIFIAFSIMMFFNKPIRKGALSRLGFIYPKENNKNAVWIHAVSVGEIVAVREMVFNLIERGYTVYLSTTTVGGYDIAKKNYGDKVELFYLTLDYPHMINKLINLISPEYVMIAEIEIWPTMIYMLHKRLIPIFLINGRIGKKELKGYKNFQFFFKPYFNMYAKILAQSSIDMENMITIGMPKKLISVTGNLKYDINYSVDEKKIDSLESMIPVNKFVIVAGSTHSNEEEIILKAIDKIGIKDDIYIVIVPRNIERGEDIKNTASKLGYNLPLYTDYDRSSEDGIIINTIGELLNWYKLSDLVIMGGTFIGNMGGHNILEAIYFKKAVIVGRYMYNFIEIYEYMKESVFNCKEKENLPEVIKLAYENKELREKLANSAYELLIQNNGASKKTMEFIDKYIGIV; this is encoded by the coding sequence ATGCAGTTATTTCTTCTTTATATATATTTTCTTTTTGGGTATATTGCTTATCCTTTTATTTTTATAGCTTTTTCTATTATGATGTTTTTTAATAAACCTATAAGAAAGGGTGCTTTATCTAGATTAGGTTTTATTTATCCTAAAGAAAATAATAAAAATGCTGTATGGATTCATGCTGTTAGTGTTGGTGAGATAGTTGCTGTTAGAGAGATGGTGTTTAATTTAATTGAGAGAGGATATACTGTTTATTTATCTACAACTACTGTAGGCGGATATGATATTGCTAAAAAAAATTATGGTGATAAAGTAGAGCTTTTTTATTTAACTTTAGATTATCCTCATATGATTAACAAGCTTATAAATCTAATATCTCCGGAATATGTGATGATAGCTGAAATTGAAATATGGCCTACTATGATATATATGCTTCATAAGAGACTTATACCTATATTTTTAATCAATGGTAGAATTGGCAAAAAAGAACTTAAAGGATATAAAAACTTTCAATTTTTCTTTAAGCCTTATTTTAATATGTATGCAAAAATACTTGCACAAAGTAGTATTGATATGGAAAATATGATTACTATAGGTATGCCTAAAAAATTAATATCTGTTACTGGTAATTTGAAATATGATATTAATTATAGTGTAGATGAAAAAAAGATAGACAGTTTAGAGAGTATGATACCTGTAAATAAATTTGTAATAGTTGCAGGAAGTACTCATAGTAACGAAGAAGAAATAATATTAAAAGCTATAGATAAAATAGGCATAAAAGATGATATATATATTGTAATAGTGCCAAGAAACATAGAGAGAGGAGAAGATATCAAAAACACAGCTTCAAAGTTGGGATATAATTTGCCTCTTTACACTGATTATGATAGAAGTTCTGAAGATGGTATTATTATAAACACAATAGGAGAGCTTCTTAATTGGTATAAACTTTCTGACCTTGTTATAATGGGTGGAACTTTTATTGGAAATATGGGCGGTCATAATATACTTGAGGCTATTTATTTCAAAAAGGCTGTGATAGTTGGAAGGTATATGTATAACTTTATAGAGATTTACGAATATATGAAAGAGAGTGTATTTAATTGTAAAGAAAAAGAAAATCTTCCGGAAGTTATAAAACTTGCTTATGAGAATAAAGAGCTTAGAGAAAAGTTAGCAAATAGTGCTTATGAGCTTCTTATACAAAATAATGGTGCTAGTAAAAAGACTATGGAGTTTATAGATAAATATATTGGTATAGTTTAA
- a CDS encoding MFS transporter, giving the protein MPNTLFIIMILYWFSLYTYIPFQVPYLYALNVTPSIVGIILGLYGASQMILRFPFGIISDYFGKYKIFIVLGSLLSAVSCIIKIVYPSANGFLVGNILTGVAASTWLMYMVLYYSYFDRSKEHMAASKCLVANVIGMFLGFLFATIFYQKFGMNLMLIAAAFAAFAATILALFLKEEKREKKNNIKDLILVIKNKRLLFFSVLSIIEQGIHMAASVSFTLNRIKELGGASYLVGIASLLNMFFAIVSAYIASTSFASKRGSKFYVPFSFVLLGLYCVAVILTKNIFVIVASQILSGLSIGMLASYLTSEALIEIDRDKKSSAMGFYQTAYSIGIFIYPIITGKIVEMYSIEMAYIFLTASAVICAFIALLYYKKVKA; this is encoded by the coding sequence ATGCCTAATACTCTTTTTATAATAATGATACTATACTGGTTTTCTTTATACACTTATATACCTTTTCAAGTACCATATTTATATGCTTTAAATGTAACACCTTCCATAGTTGGTATAATACTTGGGCTTTACGGTGCTTCACAGATGATACTTAGATTTCCTTTCGGTATAATAAGTGATTATTTTGGAAAATATAAAATCTTTATAGTATTAGGTTCATTACTTTCTGCTGTTTCTTGTATTATAAAAATAGTTTATCCTAGTGCTAATGGATTTTTAGTCGGCAATATATTAACAGGTGTTGCTGCTTCTACTTGGCTTATGTATATGGTTTTATATTATTCTTATTTCGACAGAAGCAAAGAACATATGGCTGCTAGTAAATGTTTGGTTGCTAATGTTATAGGAATGTTTTTAGGATTTTTGTTTGCTACTATATTTTATCAAAAGTTTGGAATGAATCTTATGCTTATTGCTGCTGCTTTTGCTGCTTTTGCTGCAACTATATTGGCACTTTTCTTAAAAGAAGAGAAGAGAGAGAAAAAAAACAATATAAAAGATTTAATATTAGTTATAAAAAACAAAAGATTATTATTTTTCTCTGTATTAAGTATAATAGAACAAGGCATACATATGGCTGCATCAGTCTCTTTTACTCTAAACAGAATAAAAGAACTTGGAGGGGCATCATACCTTGTTGGAATAGCATCACTGCTTAATATGTTTTTTGCAATAGTGAGTGCATATATAGCAAGCACTTCATTTGCAAGCAAAAGAGGCTCTAAATTTTATGTTCCATTTTCTTTTGTGCTTTTAGGGTTATATTGTGTAGCTGTAATACTCACAAAAAATATATTTGTAATAGTAGCTTCTCAAATACTTTCAGGTTTATCAATAGGAATGCTTGCATCATATCTTACAAGCGAGGCACTCATAGAAATAGACAGAGATAAAAAATCTTCTGCTATGGGATTTTATCAAACTGCTTATTCAATAGGAATATTTATTTACCCTATAATAACAGGTAAAATAGTAGAGATGTATTCTATAGAGATGGCATATATATTTTTAACTGCCAGTGCTGTAATATGTGCATTTATAGCTTTATTATATTATAAGAAAGTTAAAGCCTAA
- the ruvA gene encoding Holliday junction branch migration protein RuvA: MFAFIEGKVCTISEGIIALLCSNGVAYEIIVSKKLNVNNDDNIRLYTQLIHKEDSMTLYGFKTREEKKMFNTLMSASGVGAKLAMEVLSTYSIDEIMHILFNKDINMLKKVQGMGVKKAEKLLFEIRDKIEKIDINISSSKISYNENESDVIKALISLGFSNNEAVKALSNIENKENKTTEDLISLALRNLSSI; this comes from the coding sequence ATGTTTGCTTTTATAGAAGGTAAAGTTTGCACAATATCAGAGGGAATCATTGCTCTTTTATGTTCTAATGGGGTCGCTTACGAGATTATAGTATCAAAAAAGTTAAATGTTAATAATGATGATAATATAAGGCTATACACTCAATTAATACATAAAGAAGATTCTATGACGCTTTATGGTTTTAAAACAAGAGAAGAGAAAAAGATGTTTAATACTTTAATGTCTGCCTCTGGTGTTGGGGCAAAACTTGCAATGGAAGTTCTCTCCACATATTCAATAGATGAAATAATGCATATACTCTTTAATAAAGATATTAATATGCTTAAAAAAGTTCAGGGAATGGGCGTAAAAAAGGCTGAAAAACTTTTGTTTGAAATTAGAGATAAAATAGAAAAGATAGACATAAATATTTCTTCTTCTAAAATATCATATAATGAAAATGAAAGCGATGTAATAAAGGCTCTTATATCATTAGGCTTTTCAAATAATGAAGCTGTAAAAGCATTATCAAACATAGAAAATAAAGAAAATAAAACAACAGAAGATTTAATTAGCTTAGCATTAAGAAACTTAAGCAGCATATAA
- a CDS encoding cation transporter, with protein MKNITIKIKGMGCQNCVKAVTEELTALEGISKVNVSLENACAEVEYDESKVTTDKMLEVIKELEYEPSL; from the coding sequence ATGAAAAATATTACTATCAAAATTAAAGGAATGGGCTGTCAAAATTGCGTTAAAGCTGTTACTGAAGAGCTTACTGCTTTAGAGGGTATAAGCAAAGTTAATGTTAGTTTAGAAAATGCTTGTGCTGAAGTGGAATATGATGAAAGCAAAGTTACTACAGATAAAATGCTTGAAGTAATTAAAGAATTAGAATACGAGCCTAGTTTATAA
- the nhaC gene encoding Na+/H+ antiporter NhaC, which yields MNSKIKNIPTFWKLFPLIFILITVLIFTIKYGVPIEFLLTIGTLIACIIAYFAGYKWKDMENAFIKKIVDTWIGVLIFILIGIVVGSWMYSGTVPMLIYYGIKLIHPSFIPVTAFIVTSFLSIFTGTSWGSASTAGVAFIGIAQATNTPLPLIAGAVISGAYLGDKNSPISDTTVLAAIGAGTTLQNHIKTMLVNTIPSAILAAIVFTVLGFNAAPMNSDILNLKEASEILTSLDNIFNFNILLLIPPIFVLIASVRGVNPVITMFIGSLIAIILGNIFQNFGIINSMKSFVTGFNISMSPTINEAEIPLNLHSLLNRGGMMSMMPSVLFLILALTYGAMLELLGTFETLITLLIKITKGRRSLIFITWLTTFTINSALSSLQFTFLTLGNVLQTVYDKYNINRGVLSRTMEEGGTLTEVLLPWTITGVYMTSILGVHTLEYMPYSFFNLISICISFIYMLTLPKFAVGINKNI from the coding sequence ATGAATAGTAAAATAAAAAATATACCAACCTTCTGGAAACTATTTCCTCTTATTTTTATACTCATCACAGTTTTAATATTTACTATAAAATATGGAGTTCCAATAGAGTTTTTACTTACAATAGGAACATTAATAGCATGCATAATAGCATATTTTGCAGGATATAAATGGAAAGACATGGAAAATGCTTTCATTAAAAAAATTGTTGATACTTGGATTGGTGTTTTGATATTTATATTAATAGGCATAGTAGTAGGTTCTTGGATGTACTCAGGCACTGTACCTATGTTAATATATTACGGCATAAAACTTATTCACCCTTCATTTATACCTGTAACAGCTTTTATTGTAACATCATTTCTTTCTATATTTACTGGTACTTCTTGGGGTTCTGCTTCCACTGCTGGAGTTGCATTCATTGGTATTGCTCAGGCTACAAATACGCCTCTTCCTCTTATAGCCGGTGCTGTTATAAGCGGTGCATATCTTGGCGATAAAAACTCTCCAATATCAGACACCACTGTTTTGGCTGCTATCGGTGCAGGCACTACATTACAAAATCACATAAAAACTATGCTTGTAAACACTATTCCATCTGCAATACTTGCTGCTATAGTTTTTACAGTATTGGGTTTTAATGCTGCTCCAATGAATTCTGATATTCTAAACTTAAAAGAAGCAAGTGAGATATTAACTTCATTAGATAATATATTTAACTTCAATATATTATTACTAATTCCTCCAATATTTGTACTTATAGCAAGTGTAAGAGGTGTTAATCCTGTAATAACAATGTTTATAGGAAGTTTGATTGCTATAATATTAGGAAACATATTTCAAAACTTTGGTATTATAAATTCTATGAAATCATTTGTAACTGGTTTTAATATATCAATGTCTCCTACAATTAATGAAGCTGAAATACCATTAAATTTGCATTCATTATTAAACAGAGGCGGTATGATGAGTATGATGCCAAGTGTATTGTTTTTGATACTAGCACTTACCTACGGAGCTATGCTTGAACTTTTGGGTACTTTTGAAACATTGATAACATTATTAATAAAAATAACTAAAGGAAGAAGAAGTTTAATATTTATCACATGGCTTACAACATTCACTATAAACTCAGCATTAAGCAGCTTACAATTTACTTTCTTAACTTTAGGAAACGTACTTCAAACAGTATATGATAAATATAATATCAACAGAGGAGTCCTCTCAAGAACTATGGAAGAAGGAGGAACACTTACTGAAGTTTTACTCCCTTGGACAATCACAGGTGTTTATATGACTTCTATACTTGGAGTACACACTTTAGAATATATGCCTTATTCGTTTTTTAACCTTATAAGTATATGTATATCATTTATCTATATGCTTACACTCCCGAAATTCGCTGTGGGTATTAATAAAAATATATAA
- a CDS encoding epoxyqueuosine reductase QueH, which produces MKEKLVVHTCCAVCMCYPRTLLEDYDTIFYFYNPNIYPIEEYNRRRDEFIKFTKDNNIEIHIEENEEYIKDWYNDIKGFENEPEKGARCNICFKHRIAKAFEYADSINAKYVTTVMSVSPHKNSKAIEMIGSSIASKYDNIEYLHIDFKKKDGFKKTNIIANEAGLYRQHYCGCEFSIRN; this is translated from the coding sequence ATGAAAGAGAAATTAGTTGTTCATACATGCTGTGCTGTTTGTATGTGTTATCCTAGAACTTTGCTTGAAGATTATGACACTATTTTTTATTTTTATAATCCGAATATTTATCCTATAGAGGAGTATAACAGACGAAGAGACGAGTTTATAAAGTTCACTAAGGATAATAATATAGAGATACATATAGAAGAAAATGAAGAGTATATAAAAGATTGGTATAATGATATAAAGGGTTTTGAGAATGAGCCTGAAAAAGGGGCAAGGTGCAATATTTGTTTTAAGCATAGAATAGCTAAGGCTTTTGAATATGCCGATAGTATTAATGCAAAATATGTTACTACAGTTATGAGTGTGAGCCCTCATAAAAACAGCAAGGCTATAGAGATGATAGGTAGTAGCATTGCTTCTAAATATGATAATATAGAATATTTGCATATAGATTTCAAGAAAAAAGACGGATTTAAAAAGACTAATATAATAGCTAATGAGGCAGGACTTTATAGACAGCATTACTGCGGATGCGAGTTTAGCATAAGAAATTGA